Proteins found in one Fulvitalea axinellae genomic segment:
- a CDS encoding iron-containing alcohol dehydrogenase, which translates to MRNFEFQNPTKLIFGKDTTASLAKEIDNDANVLMLYGGGSIKKNGVYEQVKEALAGHKVVEFGGIEANPEYATLMKALKVIKEEKIDFLLAVGGGSVIDGTKFLSSAALYEGDEPWDILTKHIRTFEGMPFGTVLTLPATGSEMNSGAVITRAETQEKLPMGGPGLFPKFSVLDPQVVRSIPSRQIQNGLADAFTHVLEQYLTYHVGAFLQDRFAEGILQTLIEVAPRIMKDTEDYEAASNFMWCCTMALNGLIQKGVPSDWGVHMIGHEFTAMFGIDHARTLAITLPSYYEYKFEAKKEKLAQYAERVWGVTEGDTEAKAKAGIKKTKDFFHDLGIETKLSNYTSDYEGTAETIAKRFAERGWLGLGERQDVKPDDVEKIVKMAY; encoded by the coding sequence ATGCGTAATTTTGAGTTCCAGAATCCTACAAAACTGATTTTCGGAAAAGACACTACGGCGTCTTTGGCCAAAGAAATAGATAACGACGCCAATGTTCTGATGCTGTACGGCGGAGGCAGTATCAAGAAAAACGGTGTTTATGAACAAGTAAAAGAAGCGCTTGCGGGGCATAAGGTGGTGGAGTTCGGGGGAATTGAGGCGAATCCGGAATACGCTACGCTGATGAAGGCCTTGAAGGTGATTAAGGAAGAAAAGATCGATTTTCTGTTGGCCGTGGGCGGAGGCTCCGTAATTGACGGGACCAAGTTCCTCTCTTCCGCCGCGCTATATGAAGGCGACGAGCCTTGGGATATCCTGACCAAACATATCCGCACTTTCGAGGGAATGCCGTTCGGTACCGTGCTTACATTGCCGGCTACGGGTTCGGAAATGAATTCCGGTGCCGTGATTACCCGTGCCGAGACTCAGGAAAAACTGCCGATGGGTGGCCCGGGGCTTTTCCCTAAATTCTCCGTCCTTGATCCGCAGGTGGTTCGTTCCATCCCGTCTCGCCAGATTCAGAACGGCCTAGCCGATGCTTTTACGCATGTTTTGGAGCAATATCTCACTTATCATGTGGGTGCGTTTCTGCAAGACCGTTTTGCTGAGGGAATTCTTCAGACATTGATAGAGGTGGCGCCACGGATCATGAAAGACACCGAAGACTACGAAGCGGCCTCAAACTTTATGTGGTGCTGTACGATGGCGCTGAACGGATTGATCCAGAAAGGCGTGCCGTCTGATTGGGGCGTCCATATGATCGGTCACGAATTTACGGCGATGTTCGGTATAGACCACGCCCGTACTTTGGCTATCACCTTGCCTAGCTATTACGAATATAAATTCGAAGCCAAGAAAGAGAAGCTGGCGCAATACGCCGAGCGAGTATGGGGAGTGACTGAAGGCGATACGGAAGCGAAAGCGAAAGCTGGAATCAAAAAGACGAAGGATTTCTTCCACGATTTGGGAATCGAAACCAAGCTCTCAAACTATACTTCCGACTACGAAGGTACGGCGGAAACGATTGCCAAGCGTTTTGCTGAGCGGGGCTGGCTCGGACTAGGCGAACGCCAAGATGTAAAGCCCGATGATGTGGAGAAAATAGTCAAGATGGCTTATTAA
- a CDS encoding MarR family winged helix-turn-helix transcriptional regulator gives MKIEDEIKHEFSTPQERAATNVVFTANWILTEVAMRLKPSGLSWQQLNILSILKGQPKGRATVNLIKERMVDRMPNVSRLLNKMAEKGLVTKQRDTQDQRVVFVSLTETGDASREKAREALASKSLISLDDKRADQLNGLLEELRE, from the coding sequence ATGAAGATTGAAGACGAGATAAAACACGAGTTCAGCACGCCTCAAGAACGAGCCGCCACCAACGTGGTGTTTACGGCGAATTGGATACTGACCGAAGTGGCCATGCGCCTGAAACCTTCCGGGCTCTCATGGCAACAGCTCAACATTCTGAGTATACTCAAAGGCCAGCCCAAAGGCCGCGCGACGGTAAACCTTATAAAGGAACGTATGGTAGACCGTATGCCGAACGTATCAAGATTGTTGAACAAGATGGCCGAGAAAGGACTTGTGACCAAACAAAGGGACACGCAAGACCAACGGGTGGTGTTCGTATCGTTAACGGAGACTGGCGACGCCTCGCGCGAAAAAGCTAGGGAGGCCTTGGCTTCCAAGAGCCTGATTTCTCTGGACGACAAACGGGCAGACCAGCTCAACGGCCTGTTGGAGGAACTACGGGAATAA
- a CDS encoding ISAs1 family transposase, with the protein MLAVFRSGGKLNFSQIHRSMKRDHDYWRDFTGGKSKCCVSRVQLRRILKDTDIQGLKAVAETTFNANETIDPQALQWFSIDGKELRGSIDKSSGDKRGESVVLVTAQEDKTSKVVGYYSGTKDSERGIVDEYFETQSGLSGTAYTMDALHNNSGLLEGIHGKRGVYLSQIKGNQKILREDLRDMERRSECLDYKKTVEKGHGRIETRIYRTYPVETGCLERRWSNTGMSCFIRVDRTRKVVKTGKTSSETSYYVSNINTGLIDQYNLPNAVRGHWSVEANNNMRDTNFGEDGLRSLVSGIQQSVSCILTAVMNILIQRNAGENMNEMREEIVADINSIHQYFNR; encoded by the coding sequence ATGCTTGCCGTATTCAGGAGCGGAGGAAAACTCAATTTCTCACAGATTCACCGCTCAATGAAAAGGGATCACGATTATTGGCGGGATTTCACAGGTGGTAAAAGTAAGTGTTGTGTGAGCCGTGTTCAACTCCGAAGAATCCTGAAGGATACAGATATACAGGGACTTAAGGCGGTTGCTGAAACCACTTTTAACGCAAACGAAACTATAGATCCGCAAGCTCTTCAATGGTTTTCGATTGACGGTAAAGAACTCCGGGGGAGTATCGACAAATCCTCAGGGGACAAACGCGGGGAAAGCGTGGTTCTGGTTACCGCGCAAGAAGATAAAACCAGCAAGGTTGTAGGCTACTATTCGGGTACCAAAGACTCCGAGCGGGGTATTGTCGACGAATATTTTGAAACTCAATCCGGTCTTTCGGGAACGGCTTATACGATGGATGCCCTTCACAATAATTCCGGGTTACTGGAGGGAATCCATGGAAAACGGGGCGTCTACCTTTCACAAATAAAAGGGAACCAGAAAATACTCCGTGAAGACCTTCGAGACATGGAGCGGAGATCAGAATGTTTGGATTATAAAAAGACCGTCGAAAAGGGCCATGGCAGGATCGAAACAAGAATATACCGGACCTACCCGGTGGAAACGGGATGCTTGGAGCGTCGCTGGTCGAATACGGGGATGAGCTGCTTCATACGGGTAGACCGTACCCGTAAAGTCGTTAAAACAGGAAAAACATCAAGCGAGACATCATACTACGTCAGCAATATAAATACCGGTCTTATTGATCAATACAACTTGCCTAACGCCGTAAGGGGACACTGGTCCGTAGAGGCAAACAATAATATGAGGGATACGAACTTCGGAGAGGACGGGTTAAGGAGCCTTGTCTCTGGTATACAGCAAAGTGTTTCATGTATTTTGACTGCTGTAATGAATATTTTGATCCAAAGGAACGCTGGTGAAAATATGAATGAAATGCGAGAGGAGATCGTAGCAGATATAAATTCTATTCACCAATATTTTAATAGATAG
- a CDS encoding helix-turn-helix domain-containing protein: MPVKESAERPHLYRHLSALERHIIHDMELFGFSIRKIAQTINRSPSTVSRELHRNRVTFKYGYCPRLANELYTARKRVYASCYRTYGKPYKWRYVAGERFSRNETAWLSDLVNYSRNKPDIFSRRGKKKAFSFHSDWRLKKFTFEDLPYYDWLLSVEKKTLSKRRPKSTAKKEIPETTTQKPAPFFPKPDISGIFSASMRPPAKPPSIFRRKTSRRIAKLRESTG, translated from the coding sequence ATGCCCGTAAAGGAATCCGCCGAACGTCCGCACCTCTACCGCCACCTCAGCGCTTTGGAACGCCACATCATTCACGATATGGAACTGTTCGGATTTTCCATACGCAAAATCGCGCAGACAATAAACCGGTCGCCGTCCACGGTAAGCCGGGAACTCCACAGAAATAGGGTCACTTTTAAGTACGGCTATTGTCCACGGCTGGCCAACGAACTTTATACAGCGCGCAAACGCGTGTACGCAAGCTGTTACCGCACATACGGCAAGCCGTATAAATGGCGCTACGTTGCCGGCGAGCGTTTTTCCCGAAACGAAACCGCTTGGCTTTCCGATCTCGTAAATTATTCACGAAACAAACCCGACATATTTTCCCGCAGGGGAAAAAAGAAGGCCTTCAGCTTCCATTCCGATTGGCGCCTAAAAAAATTCACCTTCGAAGACCTCCCCTATTATGATTGGCTCCTGAGCGTGGAAAAGAAAACACTCTCAAAACGGCGCCCGAAATCCACGGCAAAAAAGGAAATCCCGGAAACAACGACACAGAAACCGGCGCCATTTTTCCCTAAACCTGACATCAGCGGAATTTTTTCGGCGTCCATGCGTCCCCCCGCAAAACCTCCGTCCATTTTCCGGCGCAAAACCAGCCGACGAATCGCCAAACTCAGGGAAAGCACTGGATAA
- a CDS encoding glycoside hydrolase family 95 protein, giving the protein MIRKNHFSRFFFATAFCATLFSCGEPKDKDSEVDSGEKKSDLNLVLRYDKPAKQWMTEALPIGNGFMGAMVYGKVNDERIQFNEESLWAGGPDSWDDYRSGNRKNASKHLRKIRASLLSGDKKTAADVLSKELTGRLKPKTGSELSWEGYGAYQNFGEVLVSVKHPDGKVTDYERNLDLNDATANISYAVGDAKFSRRYFASYPDRVLVFEFETTKPGATEYTVTFAPGQKNATISAEGKTVTLSGNVPDNGMGYEAKLVARAEGGKISAENGTLQVKGAGKMTLVLTAATSYINKYPNYTGKDYKKANAKTLAKIKDKKASSIFADHKSDYQNLFQRVTLDLGGDNSGAEKNTVQRLHDYREGRKDLDFEELYFQYGRYLLISSSRPGSMPANLQGKWNNLNNPPWACDYHMNINEQMIYWPAEATNLAECHEPLIEYTKTLVEPGTTSAKEFFNCRGWIVNTMNNAFGYTAPGWGMPWGHFPAGAAWTTQHSWEHFAYAKDTAFLRDTAYPLMKGAAVFWVDYLVQDKDGSLVSAPSFSPEHGDISVGASMDQQIAWDIFTNTIEASEILGVDKAFRDTLIMKRDKLSAPKIGRLGQLQEWKEDIDDPENKHRHVSHLFALHPGRQISVNTTPKLAEAAKTSLNYRGDSGTGWSLGWKVNFWARLRDGKRARKLLGNLMRPVISQKEEMLHGGGTYNNMLCAHPPFQLDGNMGGTAGIAEMLLQSQSGKIEILPALAPAWQKGKVTGLRARGGFTVDIEWENGKAKTVSLTSEKGGACTVICNGKEATLNAKPGTKYKFDGELKSI; this is encoded by the coding sequence ATGATTCGTAAAAACCATTTTTCACGGTTTTTCTTCGCTACAGCGTTTTGTGCTACGCTGTTTTCGTGCGGAGAACCGAAAGACAAAGATTCGGAAGTGGATTCCGGCGAAAAAAAGTCGGACCTAAATTTAGTGCTCCGATATGACAAGCCAGCAAAACAGTGGATGACCGAAGCCTTGCCGATCGGCAACGGGTTTATGGGCGCCATGGTTTACGGTAAAGTAAACGACGAACGGATCCAGTTCAACGAAGAAAGCCTCTGGGCCGGCGGACCCGACTCTTGGGACGATTACAGATCGGGCAACAGGAAAAACGCGTCGAAACATCTGCGCAAAATCAGGGCGAGCCTTCTTTCCGGCGATAAAAAAACCGCGGCGGACGTTCTTTCAAAAGAACTTACCGGAAGGCTGAAGCCGAAAACAGGCTCGGAACTTTCTTGGGAAGGATACGGAGCCTACCAAAACTTCGGCGAAGTGTTGGTAAGCGTAAAACATCCCGACGGAAAAGTGACGGATTATGAGCGAAATCTGGACCTCAACGACGCCACCGCGAATATTTCTTACGCCGTAGGCGACGCCAAATTCTCCCGCAGGTATTTCGCCAGCTATCCCGACCGCGTTTTGGTTTTCGAATTCGAAACCACCAAGCCCGGCGCTACGGAATACACTGTAACTTTTGCGCCCGGACAAAAGAACGCCACCATTTCGGCCGAAGGAAAAACCGTAACCCTTAGCGGAAACGTGCCCGACAACGGAATGGGATACGAGGCCAAACTTGTGGCGCGCGCAGAAGGCGGAAAAATTTCGGCCGAAAACGGAACGCTCCAAGTGAAAGGCGCCGGAAAAATGACGCTCGTTCTCACAGCCGCTACTTCTTATATAAATAAGTATCCGAACTACACCGGTAAAGACTACAAAAAAGCCAACGCGAAAACGCTGGCCAAAATCAAAGACAAAAAAGCGTCGAGCATTTTCGCCGATCACAAAAGCGATTACCAAAACCTCTTCCAAAGGGTTACGCTCGATTTGGGCGGAGATAATTCCGGCGCCGAAAAGAATACCGTTCAGCGCCTACATGATTATCGCGAAGGCAGAAAAGACCTTGACTTCGAAGAGCTTTACTTTCAGTACGGTCGTTATTTGCTCATCAGTTCGTCGCGGCCCGGCTCCATGCCCGCAAACCTTCAGGGAAAATGGAACAACCTTAACAATCCGCCGTGGGCATGCGACTATCACATGAACATCAACGAGCAGATGATTTATTGGCCGGCCGAGGCTACAAACCTGGCCGAATGCCACGAACCGCTGATCGAATACACAAAAACTCTCGTTGAACCCGGAACTACCTCGGCGAAAGAATTTTTCAACTGCCGCGGATGGATCGTAAACACCATGAACAACGCGTTCGGTTACACGGCTCCGGGTTGGGGAATGCCGTGGGGACATTTTCCAGCGGGCGCCGCTTGGACCACGCAACACAGCTGGGAACATTTCGCTTACGCGAAAGACACCGCGTTTTTGCGCGACACGGCTTATCCGCTTATGAAAGGCGCCGCCGTTTTCTGGGTAGATTATTTGGTTCAGGATAAAGACGGATCACTAGTTTCCGCGCCTTCTTTTTCTCCCGAACACGGCGATATTTCCGTAGGCGCATCAATGGACCAGCAAATCGCCTGGGATATTTTCACCAACACTATTGAAGCTTCCGAAATATTGGGCGTGGACAAAGCCTTCCGCGATACGCTCATCATGAAACGCGACAAACTTTCGGCCCCGAAAATCGGACGTCTCGGGCAGTTGCAGGAATGGAAAGAAGATATCGACGATCCGGAGAACAAGCACCGTCACGTGTCGCACCTTTTTGCGCTCCATCCCGGCCGCCAAATTTCGGTTAATACTACACCAAAGCTCGCCGAAGCGGCCAAAACCTCGCTCAACTACAGAGGCGACAGCGGTACTGGCTGGTCTTTGGGCTGGAAAGTTAACTTTTGGGCGCGCCTGCGCGACGGAAAACGCGCGCGAAAACTTCTCGGCAACCTGATGCGTCCCGTAATTTCGCAGAAAGAAGAAATGCTCCACGGCGGTGGCACATATAACAATATGCTTTGCGCGCACCCGCCTTTCCAGCTCGACGGAAATATGGGCGGTACGGCCGGCATCGCAGAAATGTTACTCCAAAGCCAGAGTGGAAAAATCGAGATACTTCCAGCCCTCGCTCCCGCTTGGCAAAAAGGAAAAGTAACCGGACTCCGCGCACGCGGCGGTTTCACCGTAGATATTGAATGGGAAAACGGCAAAGCGAAAACCGTAAGCCTAACTTCCGAAAAAGGCGGTGCATGCACGGTAATCTGCAACGGAAAAGAAGCCACGCTAAACGCCAAGCCCGGAACCAAATACAAATTTGACGGTGAGTTGAAGAGCATCTAA
- a CDS encoding organic hydroperoxide resistance protein has translation MQTLYTAQAATTGGRDGRVSSKDGQLEFDVRIPKEMGGAGGATNPEQLFAAGYSACFDSALNLVARGQGVDLKGSVVDAEVSIGKEGEAYKLAVKLTVTMPGVEKEVAQKLVEAAHQVCPYSNATRGNVEVELVVA, from the coding sequence ATGCAAACCTTATACACGGCCCAAGCGGCCACTACTGGCGGACGAGACGGACGCGTGAGCTCAAAAGACGGACAATTGGAGTTTGACGTTCGCATCCCGAAAGAGATGGGCGGTGCCGGTGGTGCCACAAATCCGGAACAGCTTTTCGCCGCGGGTTATTCGGCTTGTTTTGACAGCGCCCTAAATCTTGTGGCCCGTGGCCAAGGCGTGGATCTGAAAGGATCGGTTGTGGACGCCGAAGTGAGCATCGGAAAAGAAGGTGAGGCTTATAAGTTGGCCGTAAAGCTGACCGTAACTATGCCGGGCGTGGAAAAAGAAGTGGCGCAGAAGCTGGTGGAAGCCGCGCATCAGGTTTGCCCGTATTCGAATGCTACCAGAGGAAATGTTGAAGTGGAATTGGTAGTGGCCTAA
- a CDS encoding sigma-70 family RNA polymerase sigma factor, with translation MRTVSEDTRLIKEFIGGRKGSFDILCGKYYDRVLNKIRAIVKSEDVAEDLAQEVFIKALDTIKSGNYKEEGKFLPWLMRSAHNRAIDWFRKTQRYPMMSAEENPNVFSDVDFRELSREDQQIKNDVIKKLRSLIDELPESQRMVLQMRSYMGMSFQEIADETGVSINTALGRMRYALINLRKRMDVSDEQVLALVA, from the coding sequence ATGAGAACCGTATCAGAAGATACCCGCTTGATCAAGGAGTTTATCGGAGGCCGTAAGGGCTCTTTCGACATTCTTTGCGGTAAGTATTACGATAGGGTACTCAACAAAATCCGAGCTATCGTAAAAAGCGAGGATGTTGCCGAGGACTTGGCGCAAGAGGTCTTTATCAAGGCCTTGGATACCATCAAGTCGGGTAATTATAAAGAAGAGGGCAAATTCCTGCCCTGGTTGATGAGAAGCGCTCATAACCGCGCGATCGACTGGTTCAGGAAGACACAGCGATATCCTATGATGTCGGCGGAGGAGAACCCGAACGTGTTCAGCGACGTTGATTTCCGTGAGTTGAGCCGTGAGGACCAACAGATTAAGAACGACGTGATCAAAAAGTTGAGATCGTTGATCGACGAGTTGCCCGAATCGCAACGTATGGTCCTACAAATGCGAAGCTACATGGGAATGAGCTTCCAAGAGATCGCCGACGAGACTGGGGTTAGCATTAACACGGCCCTTGGCCGTATGCGTTACGCCTTGATTAATTTGCGCAAGCGCATGGACGTGTCTGACGAACAGGTGTTGGCTTTGGTCGCCTAA
- a CDS encoding heavy metal-associated domain-containing protein: MNILSKKLPFVAFALFLTTAFFASDALAGKFKKTVFAVSGNCGMCEMRIEGALSEVKGVKLADWDKTTKKITVKYDPSVITLASIQQKIADVGYDNAGAKAKDEVYAKLPGCCKYERAGAKASGCCSKEKKASCSKDEASCAKKAEGKACCKKKN, from the coding sequence ATGAACATCCTGAGCAAAAAACTTCCTTTTGTCGCTTTCGCATTGTTTCTCACCACGGCATTTTTCGCTTCTGACGCACTCGCCGGAAAATTTAAGAAAACCGTTTTCGCAGTTTCGGGCAATTGCGGAATGTGCGAAATGCGTATCGAAGGGGCGCTGAGCGAAGTAAAAGGCGTAAAGCTCGCCGACTGGGACAAAACCACGAAAAAAATCACCGTAAAATACGATCCTTCGGTAATTACGCTGGCTTCCATTCAGCAAAAAATCGCTGACGTGGGATATGACAACGCCGGAGCCAAAGCCAAAGACGAAGTTTACGCAAAACTTCCGGGTTGCTGCAAATACGAGCGTGCCGGAGCTAAAGCTTCCGGATGCTGCTCGAAAGAGAAGAAAGCATCTTGTTCTAAAGACGAAGCCTCTTGTGCGAAAAAAGCCGAAGGAAAAGCCTGCTGCAAGAAGAAAAACTGA
- a CDS encoding lipoprotein signal peptidase, whose amino-acid sequence MKKYGKFYLAALGVIVLDQIVKMLVNTYMPMGNAGEIKVLGDWFKLHYTLNPGMAFGMELGAPYGKLILTLFRLVATFAIGYYLYYLAKKRVSQGLLWCVGLILGGAIGNLIDSIFYGVLLNNAPHNAPTPWFHGQVIDMFYIDIWAGRIAEWIPVIGGDRMALWPIFNIADAAIFVGVAIIIIFQKNFFMETGQLRHDKHYKDIIS is encoded by the coding sequence ATGAAGAAATACGGAAAGTTTTACCTGGCGGCGCTGGGTGTCATAGTCTTGGACCAAATCGTAAAGATGTTGGTCAACACGTACATGCCGATGGGCAACGCCGGCGAGATCAAAGTCCTCGGTGACTGGTTCAAACTCCACTACACGCTTAACCCCGGCATGGCGTTCGGAATGGAGCTCGGCGCGCCTTACGGCAAGCTGATCCTCACATTGTTCCGTTTGGTAGCCACTTTCGCTATCGGCTATTACCTTTATTATTTGGCCAAAAAGAGAGTCAGCCAAGGCTTGCTCTGGTGCGTGGGCCTGATTCTGGGTGGCGCTATCGGCAACTTGATCGATTCCATATTCTATGGCGTATTGCTCAACAACGCTCCGCACAACGCCCCTACTCCGTGGTTCCACGGGCAGGTAATCGATATGTTCTACATCGACATCTGGGCCGGGCGCATAGCCGAATGGATCCCCGTTATCGGTGGCGACCGCATGGCGCTGTGGCCAATCTTCAATATCGCCGACGCCGCTATCTTTGTGGGAGTAGCCATAATCATAATCTTCCAGAAGAACTTCTTTATGGAAACCGGCCAGCTCCGCCACGACAAGCACTACAAGGATATCATTTCCTAA
- a CDS encoding outer membrane beta-barrel protein translates to MSKRLLVLIVIFGMLCPVFVNAQGINFFGGSYDEAVAKAKRENKSLLIYFTAKWCGPCRHMDKYIFTDPEVAGLADKFYVPVKFDVDERKSMEYYVQYTGTDRVSVPIFVVASPEEKILRKRNGSMKLSQFKEFLASGKNAEAVAQVKEVAKNVEGKSASSGFGGFVYNCKNSRWKPGLRLGINVSGVRTKNSLDVVDLRAGFLGGVFFDYTGKRFSFQPGINFTAKGAEDSDTKLRLNYLEVPLKFSLNILKHRIVGCPQAVRLDINPYGAYALGGKIRDDHGEHSVKFGSGDDKARRFDYGLKTGLSLRMGSFEPSLGYDIGVRDVLTGKGEWYNRGFYFNMAVVIGK, encoded by the coding sequence ATGAGTAAACGACTGCTCGTGTTGATTGTGATTTTTGGAATGCTCTGCCCTGTTTTTGTAAATGCGCAAGGAATAAATTTTTTCGGCGGATCTTATGATGAAGCGGTGGCGAAGGCGAAGCGGGAGAATAAGTCATTGTTGATTTATTTTACGGCGAAGTGGTGTGGCCCATGCAGGCATATGGACAAATACATTTTCACGGATCCTGAAGTGGCGGGTTTGGCCGATAAATTCTACGTTCCGGTAAAGTTTGACGTGGACGAGCGCAAAAGCATGGAGTATTACGTGCAGTATACGGGCACCGACAGGGTAAGCGTTCCGATTTTTGTTGTGGCTAGCCCGGAGGAAAAAATCTTGCGGAAAAGGAACGGGTCAATGAAGTTGTCTCAGTTTAAAGAGTTTTTGGCTTCCGGAAAAAATGCGGAGGCCGTAGCGCAGGTAAAAGAAGTGGCCAAAAATGTTGAGGGAAAATCCGCTTCGTCAGGATTTGGTGGCTTTGTATACAACTGTAAAAACAGCCGATGGAAACCCGGACTTAGGTTGGGCATAAATGTTTCGGGTGTGCGGACAAAGAACTCTTTGGATGTTGTCGATTTGCGGGCCGGTTTTCTGGGCGGAGTGTTTTTCGATTATACGGGAAAACGTTTTTCGTTTCAGCCCGGAATAAACTTTACGGCAAAAGGAGCGGAAGATTCCGATACCAAATTGAGGCTGAATTACCTGGAAGTTCCGTTAAAATTCAGCCTAAATATTCTGAAACACAGGATAGTCGGCTGTCCGCAGGCTGTTAGGCTCGATATAAATCCGTACGGAGCTTACGCTTTAGGCGGAAAAATTAGGGACGACCACGGCGAGCATTCCGTGAAATTCGGAAGCGGTGACGATAAAGCGCGGCGTTTTGATTACGGTTTGAAAACGGGCCTAAGTTTACGCATGGGAAGTTTTGAGCCTTCTTTGGGTTATGACATAGGTGTGCGTGATGTATTAACGGGAAAAGGTGAGTGGTATAACCGCGGATTTTATTTTAATATGGCTGTGGTTATCGGGAAGTAA
- a CDS encoding NADP-dependent oxidoreductase produces MENKTIILKSRPTGEPTVDNFEFVNEPKPVAGKGEILLKTLYVSVDPYLRGRMSEAKSYIEPFKLGEPVVSGIVAEVLESHNDDFQVGDCVSGMLAWKEFQTSDGKGLHKVDGNAAPLSTYLGILGMTGLTAYLGLTKIGKPKEGETLVVSGAAGAVGTVVGQVGKIMGCQVVGIAGTDEKVEMLKTKFGYDEAINYKTTVNMQEAIAEACPDGVDIYFDNVGGEISDAVIANINRHARIPLCGSISVYNSTEMPVGPRLQVPLLRNSVLMQGFIVFDFAEHYPEALMQLATWLGEGKLTYEETVVEGFDKIPEAFLSLFSGKNKGKMLVKV; encoded by the coding sequence ATGGAGAACAAGACGATAATCCTGAAGAGCCGTCCGACGGGCGAACCTACAGTCGATAATTTTGAGTTTGTCAACGAACCGAAACCGGTAGCCGGCAAGGGCGAGATTCTTCTTAAGACATTATACGTTTCCGTGGATCCGTATCTGCGTGGTCGCATGAGCGAGGCGAAGTCTTATATTGAGCCGTTTAAGCTGGGCGAGCCTGTGGTGTCGGGAATAGTGGCTGAGGTATTGGAATCGCATAACGACGATTTCCAAGTCGGAGATTGTGTGTCCGGCATGTTGGCTTGGAAAGAGTTCCAGACTTCCGACGGAAAGGGATTGCATAAGGTGGATGGCAATGCTGCGCCGTTGTCCACTTATCTGGGCATATTGGGTATGACCGGCCTTACGGCTTATTTGGGCCTTACAAAAATCGGTAAACCCAAAGAGGGCGAAACCTTGGTAGTTTCCGGTGCGGCGGGTGCCGTGGGAACCGTTGTCGGGCAGGTAGGCAAAATCATGGGTTGCCAGGTTGTGGGCATTGCCGGCACCGACGAGAAGGTGGAAATGCTCAAAACCAAATTCGGCTACGATGAGGCGATTAACTACAAGACTACGGTGAATATGCAGGAAGCCATAGCCGAAGCCTGCCCCGATGGGGTGGATATTTACTTCGATAATGTAGGAGGCGAAATTTCCGACGCCGTGATCGCGAATATCAACCGCCACGCCAGAATTCCTCTTTGCGGGTCAATTTCCGTATATAATAGTACCGAGATGCCTGTAGGGCCCCGTCTTCAGGTGCCGTTGTTGCGCAACAGCGTTTTGATGCAGGGCTTTATCGTTTTCGATTTTGCGGAGCATTATCCCGAGGCTCTGATGCAATTGGCCACTTGGTTGGGCGAAGGAAAACTCACCTATGAGGAAACGGTGGTGGAAGGTTTCGATAAGATACCTGAAGCGTTTTTAAGCCTGTTTTCAGGAAAAAATAAAGGGAAAATGCTGGTGAAGGTCTAA